ACGATAGGAGATGGAATCGGGAAGGTAGGGAAGGAGATCTCACAAGGAGCCACCGGCTGGACACGTGGAAGAATGCGGGACCAAGATGGTGAGGTGGCTGATGGGCTGGCTGATGGGGTGGAAAAGGGCTAGGGAGATAGCGACACTTGGCGAGATGGAGGGCTGTGATGAAAAACGGATTAGGGTTGACGATTTCTAAAGAGACAAAATAGGGAAGGAGATTCGGCTGCTAGGGATCCTTCCTAATAGGTTGGGGCTCGAGATCCTAGACTGATCTCGAGTGGGACAGGTGTAGGCTGACTAGGACTTGACTTGGGGGAAAGTAGCTAGGATGctgacacgtggacagatggAGGGACGTAGGCCAAGGTGGGGAATTAGGGTTGAAGGGCGAAAAGTGTACCGAAAAGGAAACAAGGGGGACGCGGCCAGGGCTCTTCAGGCAGCCCTGTTTCCGGCGGACTTTTACCGGCCAAATGAAGTCCGATCACTGcgatttttggatatgttggaacTGGGATCGAGACGATTCCGACGGTATCAAGAACGCCTTCAAACTCCCGACAGATCGCCGGGAAATGGCCGTTGAACAGGCCGGTCTGCTGCTGTCCGCTGCAGAACGACGGCAGCGACACAGAACTGTTTCGCCACCGATTTCGATACCCAAATGATCTCGgatcttaatgaaattttaacagAAGATATCTGACCTTAAGACGATTCTAACGGCGTATTGTACGCATTGAAACTCCCAGGGAATCTACAGATCCAGATCAAAGAACAGCAACCTGTTTCTGGAAATGACAGAATCGCGGCCGCGGAAGGTGTTCTGTTCCTGCTCCGATTTGACCGACTAAACGATCTCCAATCACCACCAGATTTGGGTATGTTGTAGAGGACGTCAAGACGATTCCAACGGTATATAGATCGTCCTCTAACTCTCGGTAAATCTTCAGATATGGCTGTTTTAACAGGCGGCTGTTTCTGAACTTCCGCCTGCCGCGCGCGACCGAGAACGTGAGAGATCCGACGGCGGGAAACTTGcttcgttcttcctcttcaccGTCCGAACTTCTTCAAGAGTGGCTTTGAAAGCCGTCGATATTGAAGACGTTGCCGTCTTCAATCTTCCCAGCGTAAGATCGGCCTCTCAACTTCTGTGTGGGTGAGAAGAAGGCACCAGAACTTACTTGTATCTTTGCACGAAGGGGGAATAAACCGTGGACAAAGGAGGGACCGTCGCCGTTGGGGAAGATCCGCCTAAGCCGTGCACCTTATGCCTGTGTCTCCAAGGACTGCGGCTCTTCAAGGTGTGTTGTGGATGAGGAggcgccgtggaggtagaggacgcgaggtgGGAGAAGACACCAACTCTCGGCTAGAGCatggtgggagacgagaagggagatgcctcgagagaggagagagatgaaaaacgcCCAAATGGCCACTTTACTCAAAATTTTCCCCTAatctacaagatccaaaaacttaTATACATTCCTAGTGTGAGCCGGGTCTACAATCCAAATCCGGCTCTCTACCCAGACCCAAGTACTATTGgtgcaaggcacaacccgccttgctaggtcccTACTTCGAAACTCAATgctaacatgaatttaaagtgCATAAAGCTAAAACCGGGCCTAACACCCAATacgaaaagcaaatgaaaagtccctgagccttgcgagcccagggcggggacctcgtgcaGGTAACCGCCTGCACTTCGGGTTAGGGTCAAGGGCTTGGTCTCAACTCCGCCCAAGTCTTGTCTCCTCCTTTTGGACCGTAGCtgctcctccctctccgccCACTGCAGCCGTAAACGAGTTGCTCATAAGGTCGACATAGGTTCAAACCCAAACCGTGCCACGGTTTAGCCTCACAAGTTCACAAGGGTGTAGGCTCGATAGGTGGTAATCGACAAGCCCAGCTACACCCTACGCCACTAGTTAGGCTTGCACAGGGTCCTTCGGCCATGCTGCCCGCTGGCCGCATACATGCCCAATTTTGGCATGTATCAGGTTTGGTAGTATAGCAGCATTTTGTAGTGGTTTTAGCacttttttgtgaatttttgaattttatgtatTCGGTAAATATCCAGCATCCAACAGCATTAATTAACAAACTAACTAGCTAACTAATTGGACAGCTCAGGTTTGATGCCCCTGATGTCCAAATTTTTGTAGATTCatcattcaaatatatatatatatacaaatatttcAGCCAAGCAGCTGttaaaaggttaaaaaatatatatacttttaagcaagttttcatgaaactctattttttcaaatccaaacttcTTGAGGGTGTCATCTAAACACTCCCTTTGTCATTAACAACAAACGCAGTCCAAATGCCACTTTTAGCAACAATGTTTTGGAGGCAGAACCATGTTCGCTGCTGTAACATGAGTTTGGATAGTCATCCAAActagtagggctgcacacaagtGGAGTCAAGCTGTATCAGTGTGACTAGAATCAGCTCATATGTTACTTTGCTCAAGTTCGAGTCGAATGTACAAGGTCAGCTCCAGTTTGACTCGatagcttgacttgtttaagcttgtttaccaactcCTCATTTGTCTTGATGTTGTaacattgaaaattataaaagaaaacaataacatAGGTTAAACGAGCTTATACAAGTTTATTCAAATCAAGTTCGCTCATTTGTAAACTCAAGTTTTCAAGCCAATCAAAGACAAGTTAAACTTAACCGAACAAGTTGGGCAGCAAGCACCGGTTCGGTTGGGCTCGGGTTTGAACCTAAAAAAATCGGTTCAAGTTGACCTCATAATATATTAGGTCAGCTCGATTtgatttgatatattttttaaatatttttatttaataatatgtatatattataaaaatatattttatttttaacgaAGCTGGACTAAGCTGAATCCGAACTCAATTTTCAGGTGTCGGGTTAGCCCCAACCCGACTCTTATAGCGTCAGGCCACACTATCCAGACCTAGTGAGAGCCCCAAAGGCAAAAGCTGCCCAATGCACGTGGTTTGATactcttcttttgttttcaacCAAACCAAACCCCTTTTTAGTGATATTATAATTCAATACAAACCCCAAGAATTATGGAATAGCTTGTTTAGAAAAACTTAGTTGTAAATCATATTGTGAGCAATCATGGTGTCTTGTTTATCAAATTAATTTACATATCTGATTCATTATCAAATTAATTCAAATATgtggttctttttcttttaaccattgaATACTTCATATGGTTTCTATGTGTCTCACATCATCAGCTTCTATTGAAATTCAAGGGTTCTTCAAATGTTCATCAACTATGAAGTGCAAATGTAGACTCAGTATTACACAGTATAAAGGGCAACGAGTGCCCACTAAAATCATAGAATGAACCAACAGCTAACTGAAAAAACTGGTGTATTATGTCTTTCTCGGACCACATAAAAGTTGCAATAAGTgatgacctttttttttgttttcatttcattaaaaattatacaagcttaaacaatttgttttcattttcattaaaaattatacgagcttaaacaagtcgagcacAAACTCGGACTCGCCTCATAAAGATCAACTCAAGCTCCAAGCAAAGCAATATGCTACTGGaggcaagctcgagcttggccCGTTAGTTGTAGTTTGGCATTTGTGGGCTAGAAAAGATAAAAGGAGCCATTAAATTGGGTGGAGCACAATTATTAGCGAATGGATTCATAAAAGCGCACGCTGAGTCCAATACCAACGCGGTTGATCAATCAATCAATTACATCCCTTGCACTTTTTATTTAGAATCATGAATTCCCTAGCACATAACTAACTAGGCGCCCCCATTGTCTGTGGCTGCCCTTTTCTCCCACTCATCACCCAACCTCGCCAGGCTCGCCCACGAGGACCCACCTTCCTTGACTGCTGTGGCTGCGGCGTCCCTGGCCGCCTCTGCTCGCTCCCTCAGTCTAGCCCCTTCCTCCGATCCCATCAGCAGCCGGACACATCTCTCCACCTCGGCTGCGCTCACCATACCGTCTGGCCCTTCCTGAACGGCAACAGCCAGACCCATCTCGCTCACTAGCATCACCCGGTTCATGCGTTGTTCAGCGTACAGCGGCCACGCGACCATGGGCACGCCCGCACTCACGCTCTCCAGCACCGAGTTCCATCCGCAATGCGTCACGAACCCGCCAATCGCACCGTGGCTCAGCACCCTCGGCTGTGGCGCCCACGACTTGACCACCAGCCCTCTGTCACCAGTCCGCTCCAAAAACCCTTGCGGCAGCAGCGCTTGAGGGTCCGCATCCTCAGAAACGAGAGCTGATCCTGACCCACTGCCGGGGCTTCGAACCACCCAAATGAACCGCTGGCCGCTCCGCTCCAGCCCATCTGCGATCTCCCTGAGCTGCTCCATGGAAAACCGGCCGAGGCTCCCGAAACACAAGAACACGACGCTGTTGTCCGGCTGGGAGTCGAGCCAGTTGAGGCACTCCGCGTCGCCGTCCGCCTTCTTCCAGGACGCGATCACAGGCCCGATCGCATGAACGTGAGACGGGGGTCCGTTGGGCACGCAAAGGCCGTCTGAGATTGCTTGGAGCGCCCGTGGCTCTAGTGCATCAAAGGTGTTCACTATGAGCCCCTGGGCTCGGCTCAGCTGGGACGACGCCTCTAAAAGCAAAAAGTAAGTTTCTTCGCGATCCAGCGTCAGAGGAGGCATATCCAGGGAAGGCAATGGGGGGATGCCGGGGATGTGCAGATCTGCATTGAGACTACGGAAACTGAGGTCGGTCTGGTGATGTAGCTCGTTGAGGTACAAGAACGTCGCAAGTGCTCCAGCAGgggaagtaaagtaaatatacACGGGTAAGCCCAGGCTGCCGGCGGCGACGCTCATGGAGGAGATGCAGAAGAAGTCTACGACAAATGCTAAGATGGTAGAAGACTGGGAGATGAGCTCCAACGCATCCTTGACGTGGGGGTTACAGGCGTTGAGGAATTCGCATATGAGAAGCTCGTGGTGCTGGGCATTGTGATGTTGGTTGGAGAAATCGAGCGGCTGGGGAAGATGGTGGAAGGAGACGCCGAGATTAGAGGACTCGACGGCCTTGATGTAAGGGGTGGAGTCGCCGAGGTTGAAGGGAGGGGAGGCGATGAGGACGGTGACGgggaggcggaggcggaggtGGATGAGCTTGCCGAGCTCCACCATGGTGATGAGGTGGCCCATGCCGGGAGAGGGATACAGGACCACCGTccgccgctgctgctgcttcatCTTTCCTCGACCTCACCAAGATTACTCTGCAAGCGGTGTTCATCGGAAGACTCTGCTGCTCCAGCTTACTTATAAGCCATTTGATCTCGTGTTCTCGTTTCCGCCGAGTCTGTCGGAAATGTCCTataaaaatgactgaaaatcatttaaaaaaaatatttctgaagAAGACGTGAGCGGTGACgacaaatttcaaataattttttaataaaaattaaagacaaAAGGAAGTAAAACAAAAACACTTATTCGAAAACCAAAAATgttgtttcaaaataaaatgagCAACAAGTACAAGAAGCGTACTTTTATCTTAAAACGTAATATCAAACATTTTAAACAAGTACAGGATGAGATATATATGTGCGATACTGACATGCGTAGCTAACTTGAAGGGCCGTTGCAGCCGTCGGTCGTACCTAACCTGTCCCACAACGCTGCAACTACCACTGTAGGATGCCTGGTCCCGCAGCAAACTATTTGTTGGAGGTTTTCCTACAATCTTGAGCTTTTCTATCAGTCTGCCTTTCTGCCTTATCCAAAAAAATAGGACCTTTATTGCAAATATCACACTTGTGAGCatgtggaagagagagagaaagggagtaAATTTGAAAGAGTCACATGTACCTCAACTTATCAAtcaactagagagagagagagagagagaaaacaaagcaAGTTgataaataaacatatattaacttATCAATcaactctagagagagagagatgagtttGAAAATAGTATATATCAATTGGTCAACTGGTATAAGGGTCAGGCTAATGACAATATTTAAAACTTTCAAGCAGTATTGTAAGAGTCGGTTCTCAAATTAAACCAATGACAATATTGCTCTTGTCATTTCATCTCTCAGCCATTCGTTGACGCTGGTGCCCAAACTATATGAAATCCAGTAGAAGTGTTTATTGAACTTCAAGTCCCAACCCTTTCCCCAAAAGGGTGGGAGTTGCAGTACTCTAACTCTCGAAATAAAGGAAAACTTAATGATGAAGAGGAAGTACAGGGAGGAGGAGGCAAGGGCATCAGGTAATACATCTTCCTCAAACGATATGGTGTTTTTCTGTTGGATGTCTTCTTGAGTTTCAGGGGAACAGACACCCGCCAAGGCTTCACAAGCTTTCTTCACCAGGCCCTGAAACAATTACCGGTGAGAACTTTTATAGATGAGGAGGAGCTTCCAAAAGGTGAAAGAATTACCAAGTTGTTGGAATACATCGAGTCATCACAGATCTTCGTGCTTATCTTGTCGAAGAACTATGCGAAGAAGAAATGGTGCCTCTTGGAATTTGCCAAGATGGTGAAAATTTGTGAGAGGGACCAGCAAAAGAGGGTGATCATTCCTGTGTTTTATAAGGTTGATCCTTCTGTGCTCGGATGTTGCACcatcatacatgcatacatgtggTAGAATTCCGTAGGGTGAAGCGCATTTCCGGCCCTGTTTTCAAACCGACTCCATTAAACGAGTTGGGTTTAAATTTAGCGACTTGTTTAGTTGTAGAGTCGAGCTCTAGTTCACTGTACTCCACTAGGCTTACTCCTCTCAGCCAAGAAATCGAGACAGAGAAATCAAACTCCAAAAAATAATCTTAAAACTCGTAGAATAATGTCAAggagccaagattttcttgttaggaacaacacacaataaACTCTCCCCTCACACTCTCAAGAgagggttagaagcaacaaggaagaagacaacgatttacgtggttcggagcaataatctcctatgtcaacggtcgcacagatctcttgtattctctctctcagaaGAACACACAGACAGACACTAAcaagcggcggccatcctcaaaacataaggattaagacaaacccgcatttgtacaaaatgacatatatgaaTCCACGGTATTGCAAATGAGTGTCCaatatggatcaagttccatataCCAACATTTCTGGGTCTGACAATGTGAGAGAGGAGCCACTTTCCCCGTCTACCAGATTGCAGTGGTCCACACGAATTACAATAGAGTCAAAAGCGATGGCCCACAAACCTGAAGTGGGTCCCTTGGCTTGACATGGACATGATTGATTAATTAATATTTATTGCCATTGCAGTCCAACTTTCTCATATTGTTTAACAAGTTATTGTTCATTTGTTTGCTCAATTCCAAATTGCATAGGCAAGCTTTTGTGAAGGCTTAAACCCAGTGGACTTGCTAGACTTTGGTGCAATTGACAAGAAATTCttatttctagatttttttcAACTCATTCGGATGACAATTATGGGGAGGCCAAGGCAAAAGCTGGAGACAAGTTGGACACTTGGACTGTTCATTGACTTGACTTGTCTTTAAAATTGAAGTTGCAGAGACAATtacaattattttgtttgttcacGTTTACTACAGGCAACATCCCTTACACCGGTCTACAGAGGGCCCGTGCAGTGCTGCACAAACACAAGGGACAACCGCCTTCCCGATTGCAACCAGCTCCTGATTAGCACCGTCTCCCTAATCCAACCCAATTGCAACAACTCAAATTGCTGAGACATTGCCACAGGAAGTTGCCGGGTGGTGTATGCACCGTCTCCCCTTTCCTCTCTCACACTCCCTTATGGCAAGAATTTATAGTTGCAGGGTCGTCTCACAAAATTGTAAGCAGGATGCTTGTCATAATTGTCATTGCCATCTTGATTGCGGTTCTTATTACTTGCTTAATTTGTGACAGAGAGAGAATTTTGTTGCTTTAGGACAAAGATCAACGTTGAAGCATGGcggaaggagaggaggaggcCTTAGAAAAACAAGGTAATTGgtagaaaaacgaaaaaaaatgagaagagggagagagtatACGAAGTTTAGATGGTCAAGTACCTCACAATGCATTGACCTGTTCCCGGCccacaaaaatttttaaaggcTTGGTGTCGTTGGTACGCTTAGGCGATCAATATTGGTGCACGTTTTTTTTATTCGCCGGTAtagttaatgattaaaataatttatttggacaaaattgaaaacaaaaaaataaaaaaactataaaagacattttagtaaattattaaaatgtccTTCCCAACTTTACTGTGCACGGTGCAagaaattttgtttaaaacccATATAGCCCTTTGATTCCCAAACCTAGTTATATGTTTCACGCTGAGACAGGAAATTTTGGTGTATGGTTATGAGAAAAATACCGTTCATTtacatagaaaaagaaaacttggtaggccaaaaatggaaatgaaaaaaaaaaaaagtaaaaaactataaaaaacatggcttttttaaaaattattaaaatatctCCCATTCGCACGCAGCTCAATCTATTTGATCTCTCCCTTGTGTCGATTCTTTTCTCCGGCTGTTTTTCTGACCGGAGCTCGATTGACCATTACATGCTTTACCGGTCCATTTCTCTGTCCAGCATTTGCTGGACAaacatcaaatttaaaaatttgagtgTCCATCCCTCTTTTATAGCAGGATTCCGGTGGATCAAACTTGCCCCTAGTGATTTCCGTAGCCAATAAAGGGTTTGGTTGTATAGCAGCATTTTATAATGGTTTTAGCACTTTTtgtcaattttgaaatttatgtaTTCGGTAAGTATCCAGCATCCAACAGCATTAGTTAACTAACTAACTAGCTAACTACTGGACAGCTCAGGTTCGATTCTCCTGGTGTCCAAATTTTtgtagagtcatcattcaatttttttatatatgaattatatagatatatatgtatataaacaaatatttatgGAAGTTGTTGTTAGAggtttaaatatatatatatatatatatatttaaccaagtttacatattttttggagGGTGTCATCTAAGCACTCTATTTGTCATTAACAACAAATGCCACATAAACACTTTAGCAACAATGTTTTGCAGGTAGAACCATGTTTGCTGCTATAACATGAGTTTGGATAATCATCCAAACTAGTAGGGCTACACACAAGTCGAGTGAGCTATATCAGCGTGACTCAAATCAACTCACATGTTGCTTTGCTCAAGCTCGAGTCGAACTGTGCAAGGTCAGCTCCTATTTG
This window of the Nymphaea colorata isolate Beijing-Zhang1983 chromosome 2, ASM883128v2, whole genome shotgun sequence genome carries:
- the LOC116248404 gene encoding UDP-glycosyltransferase 88A1-like — translated: MKQQQRRTVVLYPSPGMGHLITMVELGKLIHLRLRLPVTVLIASPPFNLGDSTPYIKAVESSNLGVSFHHLPQPLDFSNQHHNAQHHELLICEFLNACNPHVKDALELISQSSTILAFVVDFFCISSMSVAAGSLGLPVYIYFTSPAGALATFLYLNELHHQTDLSFRSLNADLHIPGIPPLPSLDMPPLTLDREETYFLLLEASSQLSRAQGLIVNTFDALEPRALQAISDGLCVPNGPPSHVHAIGPVIASWKKADGDAECLNWLDSQPDNSVVFLCFGSLGRFSMEQLREIADGLERSGQRFIWVVRSPGSGSGSALVSEDADPQALLPQGFLERTGDRGLVVKSWAPQPRVLSHGAIGGFVTHCGWNSVLESVSAGVPMVAWPLYAEQRMNRVMLVSEMGLAVAVQEGPDGMVSAAEVERCVRLLMGSEEGARLRERAEAARDAAATAVKEGGSSWASLARLGDEWEKRAATDNGGA